The Vanessa cardui chromosome 9, ilVanCard2.1, whole genome shotgun sequence genome has a window encoding:
- the LOC124532461 gene encoding pyruvate kinase-like has protein sequence MWTKKPEKIFYDNVDFSDPKVLNKTPFRFRRCPIIVTLADSQITTVDVQKMLEAGMNIAKFKMSSSTAGDRIRLLGKIDKAARECCKKYNVTDWPIATCIELKTCIVKTGLLESESEFISLQKNSEIILTQNVLYFNKCNTERIFVDNPFLVVDMKAGAEISLGAEIVLRCTGIIDDKSIKCVVSKGGKLTSLCSVCTRNIKHSRPLITKKDIEIIKFALEYQIDTIIINYVRHPNTIIRIKQFVRTMKIKRPFLLCGICTEEGLENIDDIIKETDGLILSREYLPFEIQASKQYRMTQIQKNIVGKCLQAGKPLYLSGGVFDNALKTGNFIDCEISDVTNALLEGVSGFVLKDCYDTDLIIEVLKGMNELCYTVEPLTLSKTNSSRIIKEIKMPVNAAEAAAISCVAIANQTNARVIIIPTVSGKTIRFLHWLRPSCLVITINTDVRVMRCLRVYRSIMPLMYNGEQHNNWDKNIAARIFSGVEYAVKRRWLLYGDTYITLQRGSEFSSFCDSVRIWKVSITNKPIVECPDGDENPFNSELYLE, from the exons atGTGGACCAAGAAacctgaaaaaatattttatgacaatgTCGATTTTAGTGATCCCAAAGTTTTAAATAAGACGCCTTTTAGGTTTCGGCGTTGTCCTATAATCGTCACGTTGG CTGATTCACAAATCACAACAGTCGATGTGCAGAAGATGCTAGAAGCCGGCATGAATATAgccaaatttaaaatgtcaagCAGTACTGCAGGTGATAGAATAAGGCTTCTTGGGAAAATCGACAAAGCAGCAAGGGaatgttgcaaaaaatataatgttactgACTGGCCAATAGCTACTTGTATAGAGTTGAAGACTTGTATAGTTAAAACGGGCTTATTGGAATCT GAAAGTGAATTCATTTCACTACAGAAAAACTCTGAAATTATTTTGACGCAAAACGTTTTGTACTTCAACAAATGCAATACTGAGAGGATTTTTGTTGATAATCCTTTTTTGGTGGTCGACATGAAGGCCGGTGCGGAAATATCTTTAGGAGCTGAAATTGTTTTAAGATGTACTGGTATAATTGATGATAAGTCAATTAAATGCGTAGTGTCTAAAGGCGGCAAACTGACAAGCCTTTGTAGCGTGTGCACCCGGAACATAAAACATTCAAGACCACTGATTACAAAGAAAGAtatcgaaataattaaatttgctcTAGAATATCAA attgatactataataataaactacgtTCGTCATCCGAATacaattataagaataaaacaatttgttaggacaatgaaaataaaaagaccATTTTTATTATGCGGCATATGTACAGAAGAAGGCCTTGAAAATATTGATGATATAATAAag gaaaCAGATGGGTTGATATTATCTAGAGAATATTTACCTTTTGAAATACAAGCATCAAAACAATACCGGATGActcaaattcaaaaaaatattgtgggTAAATGTTTACAG GCAGGCAAGCCATTGTATCTATCTGGCGGTGTCTTCGATAATGCTCTAAAAACTGGTAATTTCATCGACTGTGAAATATCAGATGTGACGAACGCTTTATTGGAGGGAGTCAGCGGCTTCGTATTAAAAGATTGTTACGATACAGATCTCATTATAGAAGTGTTAAAAGGGATGAACGAGTTATGCTATACTGTTGAACCGCTAACATTAAGTAAGACAAACTCTTCTAGAATAATCAAAGAG ATTAAAATGCCAGTTAATGCTGCGGAGGCCGCTGCTATATCTTGTGTGGCGATTGCTAATCAGACAAATGCACGGGTGATCATAATACCGACGGTCAGTGGCAAAACGATCAGGTTCTTGCATTGGTTGAGGCCGTCCTGTCTGGTAATCACGATTAATACTGACGTACGCGTGATGCGGTGTCTTCGAGTCTACAGAAGCATTATGCCACTTATGTACAACG gggAACAACATAACAATTGGGACAAGAATATAGCAGCGCGTATCTTCTCAGGCGTGGAATATGCAGTCAAGAGAAGATGGCTTTTGTATGGGGATACATACATAACTCTTCAACGAGGATCCGAGTTCAGCTCCTTTTGTGATTCAGTCAGGATTTGGAAAGTCAGCATCACCAACAAACCTATAGTAGA ATGTCCTGATGGTGACGAAAATCCTTTCAATTCTGAGTTGTATTtagagtaa